One genomic region from Flagellimonas oceani encodes:
- a CDS encoding TonB-dependent receptor family protein: MNFIQKGLPLLFIICSIPQLLAQDTQKDSITRLDEVVLTQDAIPKKATGITASSKIAGQTFERFNPTDIPSAINQISGVYILSGTINTNRITIRGIGARTPYGTNKLRMYFNGIPVTNGTGSSTIEAYDFENLGAVEVIKGPKGTAFGANLGGAILLDTKASVEDRTQLINSFTIGSFNMLKDNLTFSHSEDGLDISLSYNHLETDGYRQNSQFQRDGLLLNTKFRTGQKSSMALLVNYIDYTAHIPSSINQTDFEEDPTRAPSNWLESQGYEANKYILTGLSHTYQFSEQLQNTTSIFYTYLDHYEPRPFNILDEFTNGFGLRSRFTGNWGKADFSFGGEFYNDEYHWGTFENLYEENDGNGSLQGTQLSENIEFRRQFNLFGTLTYPITTKFSAQLGLNLNKTNYDFRDLFNQGAENASAERDFDAIVLPNLGLSYQLKNGNIYANVGRGFSNPSLEETLTPGGVINPDIAQETGTNYELGTEWMLFNKKLSANMVLYRMDVKNLLVAQRVGEDQYVGRNAGETRHQGLELDLQYRGRLSRSLSFSPYLSYTLNDHSFVDFVDNDNDYSGNPLTGVPKNRLSSGIDFRHANGLRLNLTHQFVDEIPLTDANSLNSDAFNVFHAKLGFRTSLSQNISLGLNAGVNNIFDANYAQSVLINAVGFGGAQPRFYYPGNDRNYFGGVQLNYVF; this comes from the coding sequence ATGAATTTTATACAAAAAGGACTGCCCTTACTTTTTATCATTTGTTCCATACCACAATTATTGGCACAGGACACCCAAAAAGATTCCATCACCCGTTTGGACGAGGTGGTACTGACCCAGGATGCCATTCCCAAAAAGGCCACGGGCATCACGGCCTCATCAAAAATAGCGGGACAGACCTTTGAGCGTTTCAATCCTACGGACATCCCATCAGCCATCAACCAGATTTCCGGAGTTTACATTCTATCCGGGACCATCAACACCAACAGGATTACTATTCGGGGCATTGGGGCAAGAACGCCCTACGGCACCAACAAATTACGGATGTACTTTAACGGTATCCCCGTTACCAATGGCACTGGTTCTTCGACCATCGAGGCTTACGATTTTGAGAATTTGGGTGCGGTAGAAGTCATAAAAGGGCCCAAAGGCACGGCTTTCGGGGCGAATCTAGGCGGTGCGATCTTATTGGACACCAAGGCATCGGTCGAAGACAGAACGCAGCTTATCAATTCGTTCACGATCGGCTCGTTCAATATGCTGAAGGACAACCTGACATTCTCCCATTCGGAAGATGGCCTTGATATTTCCCTTAGCTACAACCACTTGGAAACCGATGGCTACCGACAGAACAGCCAGTTCCAGCGTGATGGCCTGCTGCTGAACACAAAGTTCCGAACAGGCCAAAAAAGTAGCATGGCACTTTTAGTGAACTATATCGACTACACGGCACATATCCCAAGTTCCATCAACCAAACCGATTTTGAGGAAGATCCTACAAGGGCGCCATCAAACTGGTTGGAGTCCCAGGGATACGAAGCAAACAAATATATTTTGACAGGTCTGTCACACACATATCAATTTTCGGAACAACTGCAGAACACTACCAGCATTTTCTACACCTATCTGGACCACTACGAACCGAGGCCTTTTAATATTCTGGATGAATTTACCAACGGATTTGGCCTACGAAGTCGATTCACAGGTAATTGGGGCAAAGCGGATTTCAGTTTTGGAGGCGAATTCTATAATGATGAATACCACTGGGGCACTTTTGAAAACCTTTATGAAGAAAATGACGGCAACGGCAGCTTGCAAGGCACTCAACTGAGCGAAAACATCGAGTTTAGAAGGCAATTCAATCTTTTTGGGACGCTTACCTACCCCATCACAACCAAGTTTTCCGCCCAATTGGGCCTCAATTTGAACAAGACGAATTACGATTTCAGGGATTTGTTCAATCAAGGAGCGGAAAACGCTTCCGCAGAGCGTGATTTTGATGCAATAGTGTTGCCAAACCTTGGACTGAGCTATCAATTGAAAAACGGAAACATCTATGCCAACGTAGGCAGGGGTTTTTCCAATCCCAGTTTGGAAGAAACACTTACCCCGGGAGGTGTCATCAACCCGGACATAGCACAGGAAACGGGAACCAACTACGAATTGGGGACCGAATGGATGCTGTTCAACAAAAAATTGTCCGCCAATATGGTCCTGTACCGTATGGATGTAAAAAACCTTCTGGTTGCCCAACGTGTCGGTGAGGACCAATATGTTGGCAGAAATGCGGGGGAAACCCGCCATCAAGGTTTGGAACTGGACTTGCAGTATCGAGGTAGATTGTCTCGATCCCTCAGCTTTTCCCCCTATCTCAGCTATACCTTGAACGACCATAGTTTTGTGGACTTTGTGGACAATGACAACGATTATTCGGGCAATCCGCTCACCGGTGTCCCTAAAAACAGATTGAGCTCTGGAATAGATTTTAGGCATGCCAATGGCCTACGATTAAATTTGACCCATCAGTTTGTGGACGAGATTCCATTAACCGACGCCAATTCCTTAAACAGCGATGCCTTTAATGTGTTCCATGCCAAGTTGGGTTTCCGCACTTCACTTTCGCAGAATATCAGTTTGGGACTGAACGCGGGGGTCAACAATATTTTTGATGCCAATTATGCACAATCTGTTTTGATCAATGCCGTAGGTTTTGGCGG
- a CDS encoding exodeoxyribonuclease III, producing MKIASYNVNGIRAAMNKGFVDWLQAVSPDIICLQETKAMEEQVDTQLFEEAGYPYHYWFSAQKKGYSGVALLCKKQPDHVEFGTGIDYMDFEGRNIRADYGDLSIMSMYLPSGTNLARLDHKLMYMADFQKYADELRKERPNLIVLGDYNICHEAIDIHDPVRNKNVSGFLPVEREWIGSFMDSGFIDSFRHFNKEPDNYTWWSYRANARANNKGWRLDYGMVAEPLKDRLKRSVILSEAKHSDHCPILLEVD from the coding sequence ATGAAAATCGCATCGTACAATGTCAACGGAATCCGCGCCGCAATGAACAAAGGTTTTGTGGATTGGTTGCAAGCCGTATCCCCGGATATTATTTGTCTTCAGGAAACCAAGGCCATGGAAGAACAGGTGGACACCCAACTTTTTGAGGAAGCGGGCTATCCTTATCACTACTGGTTCAGTGCCCAAAAAAAAGGGTACAGCGGTGTTGCCCTGTTGTGCAAAAAGCAGCCGGACCATGTGGAGTTTGGAACGGGAATCGATTATATGGATTTTGAGGGAAGAAACATTCGTGCCGATTATGGGGACCTGTCCATTATGAGCATGTATTTGCCATCCGGGACCAATCTGGCACGTTTGGACCACAAGCTGATGTACATGGCGGACTTTCAGAAATACGCCGATGAGCTCAGAAAAGAACGTCCCAATCTGATTGTTTTAGGAGATTACAACATTTGTCATGAGGCCATAGATATCCACGATCCTGTCCGAAATAAAAATGTATCAGGATTTTTACCTGTGGAACGAGAATGGATAGGAAGTTTTATGGACAGTGGGTTTATCGATAGCTTCAGACACTTCAACAAAGAGCCGGACAACTATACTTGGTGGAGCTACAGGGCCAATGCAAGGGCCAACAACAAGGGATGGCGTTTGGATTATGGCATGGTGGCCGAACCATTAAAGGATAGGCTAAAGCGTTCCGTGATCTTGTCGGAGGCAAAGCACAGTGATCACTGCCCCATTTTATTGGAGGTGGATTAA
- a CDS encoding cysteine hydrolase family protein gives MTALVLIDIQKGLEETSFYGTERNNLDAEKNCGKLLRSFRKKQWPIFHVKHNSTNIDSPLYPNKIGNDFRPEVRPLISEPVFEKSVNSAFIGTNLEHSLKVKGITDLVVAGLTIEHCISTSVRMASNLGFNVILVSDATAAFDKIGYDGNRYSAEVIFHSELANLKDEFATIKDTQTLIDELDKSF, from the coding sequence ATGACCGCACTCGTACTCATCGATATCCAAAAAGGGCTGGAAGAGACATCGTTTTATGGCACGGAGCGAAACAATTTGGATGCTGAAAAAAATTGTGGCAAATTATTACGATCATTCAGAAAAAAACAATGGCCCATTTTCCATGTAAAGCACAATTCCACAAATATCGATTCCCCTCTTTATCCCAACAAAATAGGAAACGATTTTCGCCCAGAGGTACGCCCATTGATCAGTGAACCCGTTTTTGAAAAAAGTGTAAACAGTGCTTTTATCGGCACCAATTTAGAACACAGTCTAAAAGTTAAGGGAATTACCGATCTGGTCGTCGCCGGACTCACTATCGAGCATTGTATTTCCACTTCGGTACGCATGGCCTCCAATTTGGGCTTCAATGTGATTTTGGTATCCGACGCTACAGCTGCTTTTGATAAAATAGGGTACGATGGCAATAGATACAGTGCCGAGGTTATTTTTCATTCAGAATTGGCCAACTTAAAAGATGAATTTGCCACGATCAAGGATACCCAAACCTTGATTGATGAACTTGATAAATCATTTTAA
- a CDS encoding NADP(H)-dependent aldo-keto reductase — MKYTRIPHTDIRISKICLGTMTWGRQNNEDDAHEQMDYALDEGVNFFDTAELYPVPAKKELYAVTEELIGNWFKKTGNRDKVVLGSKIAGPGHAAKHIRSTGFSKESIISAVEGSLKRLQTDYIDLYQLHWPERNTNYFGQRGYNAHAVDVWDDNIHQVLETLRDLIAEGKIRHVGLSNETPWGAMRYLEESKVHQSLPRMKTIQNPYNLLNRLFEVGLSEISMREQIGLLAYSPLGFGVLSGKYLTEVPPRKGRITLFPNYNRYSGDTAVQATEMYAQLAQEHGLSMAQMALAFVNTRPFLTSNIIGATTMEQLKENIESIHVDLSDEVLEGIEEIHNAIPNPAP, encoded by the coding sequence ATGAAATATACCAGAATTCCACATACCGATATCCGAATTTCCAAAATTTGCTTGGGCACCATGACCTGGGGACGTCAGAACAACGAGGATGATGCCCACGAACAGATGGATTATGCTCTGGATGAAGGAGTGAATTTCTTCGATACTGCAGAACTATACCCAGTTCCCGCAAAGAAGGAACTGTATGCGGTAACCGAAGAGCTTATCGGAAATTGGTTCAAAAAAACAGGAAATCGGGACAAAGTAGTGCTGGGTTCCAAAATAGCGGGACCTGGTCATGCAGCAAAACATATACGCAGTACGGGATTCAGCAAGGAATCCATTATCAGCGCGGTGGAGGGCAGTTTAAAGCGTTTGCAAACAGATTATATCGATTTGTACCAACTCCATTGGCCGGAGCGGAACACCAATTATTTTGGACAACGGGGGTACAATGCCCATGCCGTGGATGTTTGGGATGATAATATCCATCAAGTATTGGAAACGCTCCGCGATTTGATTGCCGAAGGGAAAATTCGCCATGTAGGACTGTCCAACGAGACGCCTTGGGGCGCTATGAGGTATTTGGAAGAGAGCAAAGTACATCAGTCATTGCCTCGAATGAAGACCATTCAAAACCCATACAACCTCTTGAACCGTTTGTTTGAAGTGGGTCTGTCGGAGATTTCCATGCGGGAACAGATTGGTTTGTTGGCCTATTCGCCACTTGGCTTTGGTGTGTTGAGCGGAAAATACCTTACGGAAGTTCCTCCTAGAAAAGGACGAATCACATTGTTTCCAAATTACAACAGATATAGCGGAGATACCGCTGTGCAAGCCACGGAAATGTATGCACAATTGGCACAGGAGCATGGTCTTAGCATGGCGCAGATGGCCTTGGCCTTTGTAAACACCCGGCCCTTCCTTACCAGTAACATTATTGGGGCAACCACTATGGAACAGCTCAAGGAAAACATTGAAAGTATCCATGTGGACCTTTCCGATGAGGTTTTGGAAGGCATTGAGGAAATCCACAACGCTATTCCGAATCCGGCGCCTTAA